The Zobellia alginiliquefaciens genome contains a region encoding:
- a CDS encoding AraC family transcriptional regulator, whose product MKLTYKQTEKRPENSFLARQDRLPCIEQNWHFHKELELIYFIKSTGTRYVGNSIGSFEPGELYLIGSNIPHLFRNHKEYYNDQQETEAVNLIVIKFEPHFLGSDFLDLAESKRLKSLMQRADRGIKFSESVTYMVHNLILGLVGDQGLSSIVGLLKILDTLSISENYELLCSEVIANTYNNNEKDRMRKIINFLTENFEKKIELEQIASIAHMTPNAFCRYFKKKTRKSFTQYLNEIRLRNACKLLIEGEMQISTVCYQSGFNTLTNFNRQFKALMDITPTEYMQKYNEKKELV is encoded by the coding sequence ATGAAGCTGACGTACAAACAAACTGAAAAACGCCCTGAAAATTCATTTTTAGCGAGACAAGATAGATTACCATGTATTGAACAGAATTGGCATTTCCATAAAGAGCTTGAACTTATTTACTTCATTAAAAGTACGGGAACGCGCTACGTTGGTAATTCTATAGGAAGCTTTGAACCCGGAGAACTTTATCTTATTGGAAGTAATATTCCCCATCTATTCAGAAACCATAAAGAGTATTACAACGACCAGCAGGAAACTGAAGCTGTGAACCTCATTGTCATAAAGTTTGAACCTCACTTTTTAGGGAGCGACTTTCTAGACCTTGCAGAATCAAAACGATTAAAAAGTCTTATGCAACGGGCAGATAGAGGAATAAAATTTTCAGAATCTGTAACATATATGGTACACAACCTTATTCTGGGACTGGTTGGTGACCAAGGACTATCAAGCATTGTAGGACTTTTGAAAATTCTGGATACCTTATCCATTAGTGAAAATTATGAGTTGCTTTGTTCTGAAGTAATTGCGAATACCTACAATAATAACGAGAAGGACAGAATGCGCAAAATCATAAATTTCCTGACCGAAAATTTTGAAAAAAAAATAGAACTAGAGCAGATTGCCTCTATTGCACATATGACCCCGAACGCCTTTTGCAGGTACTTTAAAAAGAAAACAAGAAAATCGTTTACACAATACTTAAATGAAATTCGTTTACGAAATGCATGCAAGCTTTTAATTGAGGGCGAAATGCAGATTTCAACCGTTTGCTATCAATCGGGCTTTAATACACTTACAAATTTCAACAGACAATTTAAAGCACTTATGGATATTACCCCAACCGAATACATGCAGAAATATAACGAGAAAAAAGAGTTGGTGTAA
- a CDS encoding GntP family permease, with protein sequence MTSLLFLLLCIVLLIVAVTVFKVHPIPALLISGLILGLTTGSSVELVTESLLSGFGNTLKWIGLIILFGTLLGEILAQTGGADVIANTIINLFGTKYLPLSMAVIGFLIGIPVFMDVAYLTLLPTIFVLSKKSGHSVLTLGLSLAISLTVAHALIPPTPGPLAVAAILEINIGDMIPVNIVVALAAIAGGLLWIKFNKKNLSIHLPEQTIETAQTKELKGFKKVLPFAALLVPLFLMSIGTIFPLKNGYIEFIKNPVWALLIGVLFALPLLPRKDFSTRLNTFFKTSGEKSAIVILITGTGGAFGQVIKDTEIVGSMFSDVGDIAAMGIVIPFILSFLFTTVTGSITVSLITTASIVAPLVSNGTLHPTFTAAAIGAGSLGIIHVNSSFFWLFKEVHDVSVSRLLKSFSLLSGVVALSGGLLVLALYYITQL encoded by the coding sequence GTGACCAGCCTTCTATTTTTACTTCTTTGTATTGTATTACTTATCGTGGCGGTTACGGTTTTTAAAGTACATCCTATTCCCGCACTTTTAATTTCGGGACTTATTTTAGGACTAACCACAGGCAGTTCCGTAGAACTGGTCACCGAAAGTTTGTTAAGTGGTTTTGGCAACACTTTAAAGTGGATAGGCCTAATAATTCTTTTTGGCACTTTGTTAGGTGAAATTCTTGCTCAAACCGGTGGCGCCGATGTTATAGCGAATACCATAATTAACTTATTCGGCACAAAGTACCTACCATTGAGTATGGCTGTTATTGGGTTTTTAATCGGTATACCTGTTTTTATGGATGTAGCGTATCTGACCCTCTTGCCCACCATATTCGTTCTGTCTAAAAAATCCGGGCATTCCGTTTTGACCCTCGGACTCTCTTTGGCCATTAGTCTTACCGTTGCCCATGCTCTTATACCTCCTACTCCTGGTCCTCTTGCAGTAGCAGCTATTCTTGAGATAAACATAGGCGATATGATACCCGTTAACATTGTGGTAGCCTTAGCTGCCATAGCTGGAGGTTTATTGTGGATTAAGTTCAATAAGAAAAACCTCAGCATCCATTTACCTGAGCAAACCATTGAAACAGCACAAACAAAAGAGCTGAAAGGTTTCAAAAAAGTATTGCCCTTTGCAGCCTTGTTGGTGCCGTTATTCCTTATGTCCATAGGCACTATTTTCCCATTAAAAAATGGATATATTGAATTTATAAAAAATCCTGTCTGGGCACTGCTCATAGGTGTACTTTTTGCACTTCCCTTATTACCCAGAAAAGACTTTTCTACCCGCTTAAATACATTTTTTAAGACTTCTGGGGAGAAATCGGCTATTGTTATTTTAATTACCGGTACAGGAGGTGCATTTGGACAGGTAATAAAAGACACAGAAATAGTGGGGTCTATGTTTTCGGATGTGGGAGATATTGCCGCTATGGGTATCGTTATACCTTTTATTTTGAGTTTTCTCTTCACTACGGTAACTGGTTCCATCACGGTATCGCTTATAACTACCGCATCTATTGTTGCCCCATTAGTTTCCAATGGTACTTTACACCCAACCTTTACAGCGGCAGCAATTGGAGCGGGTTCTTTAGGTATTATACATGTAAACAGTAGCTTCTTTTGGTTATTTAAAGAAGTACACGATGTTTCCGTATCTCGCTTATTAAAATCTTTTAGTCTACTATCCGGTGTGGTTGCCTTAAGTGGCGGACTTCTTGTGTTGGCTTTATATTACATAACACAACTCTAA
- a CDS encoding class I mannose-6-phosphate isomerase, with protein sequence MANSSAKKALEQGQGILRLAPTWVPRSFCVPGRRIKLHPDDYYVLGGERGGIDERWFSSTTPAENGPLTGENEGLSPVVFEEDGKEVQILLKDVIDELKGEVIGDRLWDEYQSWPMYSKFFDNMGPLPHHIHHNDEHAAKIGQKGKPEAYYFPPQVNNHGGDFPYTFFGITPGTTKEEIKECLKNFTKGDNKITNFSSAFRLEPGTGWDVPPGMLHAPGSMCTYEPQKASDVFAMYQSLVNEAIIPEELLWNGTPEDRMGDFDQLMEVIDWELNTDPNMLETRFMRPIPVKPLEEMEAEGYVDKWICYRSDAFSAKELTVLPGQTVTIKDSACYGMIMMQGHGKMGVWDIETPSLIRYGQLTHDEYFVSEKAAKEGVTIVNHSKTDPIVMLKHFGPKNPDLKL encoded by the coding sequence ATGGCAAATTCATCGGCTAAAAAGGCTTTGGAACAAGGACAAGGAATTTTACGTTTGGCACCAACATGGGTACCGCGTTCTTTTTGTGTTCCGGGTAGAAGAATAAAATTACACCCAGATGATTATTATGTGCTAGGGGGAGAGCGTGGAGGAATAGATGAACGTTGGTTTTCTTCAACGACACCTGCAGAAAACGGGCCGTTAACCGGAGAAAACGAAGGTTTAAGTCCAGTTGTTTTTGAAGAAGATGGTAAAGAAGTCCAGATTCTTTTAAAAGATGTTATTGACGAATTAAAGGGTGAGGTTATTGGTGACCGTCTATGGGATGAATACCAAAGCTGGCCTATGTATTCCAAGTTTTTTGATAACATGGGGCCGTTGCCACATCACATTCACCATAATGATGAGCATGCTGCTAAAATTGGTCAAAAAGGAAAGCCGGAAGCCTATTATTTTCCACCTCAAGTAAATAACCATGGTGGTGATTTCCCTTATACGTTTTTCGGGATAACTCCGGGTACAACTAAAGAAGAGATTAAAGAATGCCTAAAGAATTTTACAAAAGGCGATAATAAGATAACCAACTTTTCCTCGGCTTTTAGATTGGAACCGGGAACGGGTTGGGATGTGCCACCAGGAATGCTTCATGCGCCAGGCAGTATGTGTACCTACGAGCCACAAAAGGCATCTGATGTATTTGCAATGTACCAGTCTTTGGTAAACGAAGCTATTATTCCTGAGGAACTGTTGTGGAACGGAACACCAGAAGACCGAATGGGAGATTTTGACCAATTGATGGAGGTAATAGACTGGGAATTGAATACGGATCCAAATATGCTAGAAACCCGTTTTATGAGACCTATTCCCGTAAAACCGCTAGAAGAAATGGAAGCTGAAGGGTATGTTGATAAATGGATCTGTTATCGTTCGGATGCGTTCAGTGCCAAAGAATTAACCGTGTTGCCAGGCCAGACAGTAACTATAAAAGATAGTGCATGCTACGGAATGATTATGATGCAGGGGCATGGTAAAATGGGCGTTTGGGATATTGAAACTCCATCACTTATAAGATATGGACAATTAACTCATGACGAATATTTCGTATCCGAAAAAGCTGCAAAAGAAGGTGTTACTATCGTAAATCATAGTAAAACGGACCCTATTGTAATGCTAAAACACTTTGGACCTAAAAATCCTGACCTTAAATTATAA
- a CDS encoding polysaccharide deacetylase family protein: MKKSKHLIIHADDAGLCHSENRATMEALKKGIVNSCSIMVNCPWFYEMAEFARENPFYDYGIHLTLTCEWEKYKFGPVLPVSEVPSLVDENGYFYRNRDLVREHAVVSEVKKELVAQIERGLRFGINPSHIDSHMYSLGAREDLFEVYKDLGKAYNIPVLLNRELMEMVGLDCNQNLSEEDLVIDKTHYGNFDYFKEGKLKEYYTSVFDNLVDGVNLILIHPAFDDAEMKAITINHPNFGSEWRQIDFDYFTSQECKSILDDRNITLISWKDLNK; the protein is encoded by the coding sequence ATGAAAAAGAGCAAACATCTAATTATTCATGCCGATGATGCCGGCCTGTGTCATTCTGAAAATAGAGCAACAATGGAGGCCCTAAAAAAAGGTATTGTTAACTCATGCAGTATTATGGTCAATTGTCCTTGGTTTTATGAGATGGCAGAATTTGCTAGAGAAAATCCATTTTACGATTATGGAATTCACCTTACATTAACTTGTGAATGGGAAAAATACAAATTTGGGCCGGTATTGCCAGTCTCGGAAGTTCCGAGTTTGGTGGATGAAAACGGATATTTTTATAGAAATCGAGATTTAGTAAGGGAACATGCTGTGGTGTCGGAAGTAAAAAAGGAACTTGTAGCTCAAATAGAGAGAGGGTTGAGGTTTGGGATTAATCCGAGTCATATTGATTCACATATGTATAGTCTTGGGGCAAGAGAAGACTTATTTGAAGTGTACAAAGACTTAGGGAAGGCATATAACATACCTGTTTTATTGAATAGGGAACTTATGGAAATGGTTGGGTTGGATTGCAACCAGAATCTTAGTGAAGAAGACTTGGTAATAGACAAAACACATTATGGAAACTTTGATTATTTTAAGGAAGGAAAATTAAAGGAGTATTACACCAGTGTTTTTGATAATCTGGTTGATGGTGTTAATCTCATATTAATTCACCCAGCCTTTGATGATGCAGAAATGAAAGCTATTACTATTAATCATCCAAATTTTGGTTCTGAATGGAGGCAAATCGATTTTGACTATTTTACAAGTCAAGAATGTAAATCAATTTTGGATGATAGGAATATTACACTTATAAGTTGGAAAGATTTGAATAAATAA
- a CDS encoding sugar phosphate isomerase/epimerase family protein yields the protein MKDNTFPKLHNASWPGIVGKGPDSEPPISFDQMLKMTADAEVDGVKFDGIDIGLFDPHVDIHSSDDDIKRLADKVAGYDLNIGTMVAPIWGGPTLGSDEDRKTFVAMVQRACHFGKIFREHGVRQYGVIRIDSASGPDAWYKDPVNSTKIITKTFQEACDVAADYDEKLAAEGEICWAGMHSWKVMVETLEAVDRPNIGFQADMSHTLLYLLGYNAPEHRILPENFDWSDRKTLEAGLKTVTDALRPWTIDFHVAQNDGTVHGTGSHDKTGRHCLATDPNGKLDVAKDAGYWLRDGNGELTKAFKHICWDGCMFDNDVMLKQQTWNDILATLIEVRTLHGWS from the coding sequence ATGAAAGACAACACTTTTCCAAAACTCCACAATGCCTCTTGGCCTGGTATTGTTGGTAAAGGACCAGATTCAGAGCCACCTATTTCATTTGATCAGATGCTTAAAATGACTGCTGACGCAGAGGTAGATGGCGTTAAGTTTGACGGAATAGATATTGGGTTATTTGATCCACATGTTGATATTCATAGTTCTGATGATGACATAAAAAGATTGGCCGATAAGGTTGCCGGTTATGATCTAAATATTGGAACCATGGTAGCTCCCATATGGGGAGGCCCAACCTTAGGTTCGGATGAAGACCGAAAGACTTTTGTGGCAATGGTACAACGTGCATGTCATTTTGGTAAAATATTTAGGGAACATGGCGTACGGCAATACGGGGTTATTAGAATTGATTCTGCTTCAGGACCGGATGCTTGGTACAAAGACCCGGTAAATAGTACCAAAATAATTACCAAAACATTTCAGGAAGCCTGTGATGTAGCTGCTGACTATGACGAAAAATTAGCTGCGGAAGGTGAGATTTGCTGGGCAGGAATGCATAGTTGGAAAGTCATGGTAGAAACTTTGGAAGCTGTAGACAGACCTAATATTGGTTTTCAGGCAGATATGTCCCACACCTTATTGTATTTATTGGGGTATAACGCGCCTGAACATAGAATTTTACCTGAAAATTTTGATTGGTCAGATCGTAAAACTTTGGAAGCCGGTCTCAAAACAGTTACCGACGCTTTACGACCATGGACTATAGATTTCCACGTTGCTCAAAATGATGGAACGGTACACGGAACGGGATCTCATGATAAGACCGGACGCCATTGCTTGGCTACGGATCCAAACGGTAAATTAGATGTTGCGAAGGACGCAGGCTATTGGTTGCGTGATGGAAATGGAGAGTTGACCAAAGCCTTTAAACATATTTGTTGGGATGGGTGCATGTTTGACAATGATGTGATGTTGAAACAACAGACTTGGAACGATATTTTAGCAACCCTTATTGAGGTGCGTACATTACATGGATGGAGTTAA
- a CDS encoding aldose 1-epimerase family protein, protein MSIENEIHRGKDKIGNAAQVGGIEISVLDNGLGRGTRIAWINTGTGLRYKVVIDRAMDIADAFYHAHSLAWLSQTGVVPADRFSDKGMGWIRNFGGGLLTTCGLSHVGGPEDDENGKRGLHGLISNTPAEIVSIVQPDPVVGKMDMSITGIIRETQVFGPNLELKRTISGTLGEAKITIRDEVVNRGNQVAPHMLLYHVNFGWPLIDEGTDLLWKGDWKSPTPDSEQKIFKEGSNFRKCPAPMDAHSGTGEDVAFIDVEADASGNCECGVYNEKLNLAVKLQFPKKQLPWLVNWQHWGKNEYVAALEPATNPPIGQKKAREENSLIFLSPNESRSYILELEVLSPEKIKSFITSFYKINIEYYGKFIG, encoded by the coding sequence ATGTCTATTGAAAATGAAATACATAGGGGAAAAGATAAGATTGGCAATGCCGCTCAGGTTGGCGGTATTGAAATCTCTGTCCTGGATAATGGGTTAGGTCGTGGTACACGCATTGCATGGATAAATACGGGAACAGGTCTTAGGTATAAGGTGGTCATAGATCGAGCAATGGATATTGCTGATGCTTTTTACCATGCGCATAGTTTGGCGTGGTTAAGTCAGACGGGTGTTGTTCCTGCCGATCGGTTTTCTGATAAAGGAATGGGGTGGATACGCAATTTTGGAGGGGGACTTTTAACCACCTGTGGGTTGTCTCACGTGGGAGGACCGGAAGACGATGAAAATGGAAAAAGAGGGCTTCATGGCCTTATCAGCAATACCCCTGCAGAAATAGTATCCATTGTTCAACCAGATCCAGTTGTGGGAAAAATGGATATGAGTATCACGGGAATCATTCGAGAGACTCAGGTTTTTGGACCAAATTTGGAATTAAAAAGAACTATTTCCGGCACATTGGGAGAAGCAAAAATAACGATACGGGATGAGGTTGTGAACCGAGGTAATCAAGTGGCGCCGCACATGCTTTTGTATCATGTAAATTTTGGTTGGCCTTTGATAGATGAGGGAACCGATTTACTTTGGAAAGGAGATTGGAAATCTCCAACACCGGATTCAGAACAAAAAATATTCAAAGAGGGCAGTAATTTTCGTAAGTGCCCGGCACCCATGGATGCACATTCGGGCACAGGAGAGGATGTCGCTTTTATTGATGTAGAAGCTGATGCTTCCGGAAATTGTGAATGTGGAGTTTACAATGAAAAGCTGAACTTGGCGGTAAAGCTCCAGTTTCCTAAAAAGCAATTGCCTTGGTTGGTCAATTGGCAACATTGGGGCAAAAATGAATACGTAGCGGCCTTGGAGCCAGCGACCAATCCGCCTATAGGCCAGAAAAAGGCAAGGGAAGAAAATAGTCTTATTTTTTTGTCTCCCAACGAAAGTAGGAGCTATATCCTAGAATTAGAAGTGCTATCACCAGAAAAAATAAAATCATTTATAACATCTTTTTATAAAATAAATATAGAATACTATGGCAAATTCATCGGCTAA
- a CDS encoding c-type cytochrome codes for MTFRIMKIYTSFLLMFFLVMLSASCTSDKKSTNESVESDNPKIAKLKLQSGFSAEHLYSPGDNEMGSWVAMTFDNKGRLITSDQYGALYRMEVAAIGADNLTPKIEKLKIQTGTQVADSVIQMGYAQGLLYAFNSLYVMVNHRGSDDFEKTSGLYRLQDTDNDDEYDKITLLKKLNGAGEHGPHSIVLSPDEKSLYVIAGNHTDLPEMDGYRLSNNWKDDNLFPQIKDPRGHANDRGAPGGWVANLDPEGKNWELVASGFRNPFDLDFNELGDMFVYDSDMEWDLGMPWYRPTRICHVTSGAEFGWRTGNGKWSAAYPDNLPPVLNIGQGSPTNVLSGKGAKFPEKYQHSIFAFDWSFGIIYAIEMKANGSSYVGDKEEFLSGIPLPLTDGVIGPDGAMYFMTGGRRLESDLYRVYYSDQENLKASVAELELTEENKIRKKLETFHGEPQDEAVAFAWPYLNSKDRFIQYAARIAVEHQPVSTWQEKVFSETNAVRKIHAAVALARQGDKSQQDQIINSLVNIDYVSLSEQDQVDLVRAIELTLSRFGKPNANIKREISTYLSNHYPADTDVLNQLLSKTLVYVEDPSVVSKTLALLESEEGENASVMANTATEAADLILRNPQYGMDIAETLKNMPLAQHTYYGLVLQDATTGWTPELRERYFQWFYKAFSYKAGRSYIGFIDKARKKALTHVAENKKEFYNQMSGDSLLSKSGNSLVSNAIQPKGPGKRWEEKDIEPLLADGLSGRNYEIGRNMFLATNCITCHSMGGEGQNIGPELSQIGTRFSPEDILRAIIDPSDVISDQYNTTVFSLNDGNSIVGRLISEEGEEYKASQNPYAPDIIRTIPKSEVTNIKMSSVSLMPPGTINRLSDEEVKDLLAYLISGGNSENELFAKE; via the coding sequence ATGACCTTTAGAATTATGAAAATTTACACCTCCTTTCTCTTGATGTTCTTTCTTGTGATGCTATCAGCATCGTGTACTTCGGATAAAAAAAGTACAAATGAATCGGTTGAATCCGATAATCCTAAAATAGCAAAGCTGAAACTCCAGTCCGGTTTTAGTGCGGAACATTTGTACAGTCCGGGAGATAATGAAATGGGGTCTTGGGTAGCCATGACTTTCGATAATAAGGGAAGGTTGATTACATCTGACCAATATGGTGCTTTGTATAGAATGGAAGTTGCAGCTATAGGAGCGGACAACCTTACGCCAAAAATTGAAAAGCTTAAAATTCAAACAGGAACGCAAGTAGCGGATTCTGTTATACAGATGGGTTACGCCCAAGGTTTGCTGTATGCTTTCAATAGCCTTTATGTAATGGTAAACCATAGGGGAAGTGATGATTTTGAGAAAACTAGCGGTCTTTATCGCTTACAGGATACAGATAATGATGATGAGTATGATAAAATAACACTTCTGAAAAAGCTGAACGGGGCAGGGGAACATGGGCCTCATAGTATAGTTCTTTCTCCTGACGAGAAGTCGCTTTACGTGATTGCGGGAAACCATACGGATTTACCGGAGATGGATGGATACCGGCTATCTAATAACTGGAAGGATGATAATCTTTTTCCGCAGATTAAGGATCCACGTGGTCATGCTAATGACCGTGGAGCGCCGGGAGGCTGGGTAGCTAATCTTGATCCTGAAGGAAAAAACTGGGAGCTTGTAGCTTCAGGATTTAGAAACCCCTTTGATTTAGATTTTAATGAACTGGGTGATATGTTCGTCTATGATTCGGATATGGAGTGGGATTTAGGAATGCCTTGGTATCGCCCAACTCGCATATGTCATGTGACAAGTGGTGCCGAATTTGGATGGCGTACGGGTAATGGAAAATGGTCCGCTGCCTATCCTGATAATTTACCTCCGGTACTAAATATTGGTCAGGGTTCGCCAACAAATGTTTTGAGCGGAAAAGGAGCTAAGTTCCCTGAAAAATATCAACATAGCATATTCGCTTTTGACTGGAGTTTTGGAATTATTTATGCCATTGAAATGAAAGCAAATGGTTCGTCTTATGTGGGTGACAAAGAGGAGTTTTTATCGGGAATTCCACTTCCGCTAACAGATGGGGTTATTGGCCCGGATGGTGCTATGTATTTTATGACGGGAGGGCGCAGGTTAGAATCGGACTTGTATCGTGTATACTACAGTGACCAAGAAAACTTAAAAGCTTCTGTGGCAGAATTAGAACTGACGGAAGAGAACAAAATTCGTAAAAAACTTGAAACCTTTCATGGCGAACCACAAGATGAAGCTGTAGCTTTCGCTTGGCCTTATTTAAATAGTAAAGATCGTTTTATTCAATATGCAGCTCGTATTGCCGTAGAACATCAACCCGTAAGCACTTGGCAGGAAAAAGTGTTTTCAGAAACCAATGCTGTACGTAAAATTCATGCGGCTGTTGCTTTGGCAAGACAAGGGGATAAAAGTCAGCAAGACCAAATCATAAACTCTTTGGTAAACATAGATTATGTAAGTCTTTCGGAGCAGGATCAGGTGGATTTGGTTCGAGCTATTGAATTGACTTTATCCCGTTTCGGTAAGCCTAATGCCAATATAAAGAGGGAAATAAGTACTTACCTTTCTAATCATTATCCTGCGGATACAGATGTGTTGAACCAATTGTTGAGTAAGACCTTGGTGTATGTAGAGGACCCTTCCGTAGTGTCCAAAACATTGGCGCTATTAGAGTCGGAAGAAGGTGAAAATGCCTCCGTTATGGCTAACACGGCCACAGAAGCGGCCGATCTAATATTGAGAAACCCTCAGTATGGGATGGACATTGCCGAAACGCTAAAAAATATGCCTTTAGCACAGCATACATATTACGGATTGGTTTTACAGGATGCAACTACAGGCTGGACACCGGAATTGAGGGAGCGATATTTCCAATGGTTTTACAAAGCCTTCTCCTATAAGGCAGGTCGCAGTTATATAGGGTTTATAGATAAAGCTAGAAAAAAGGCTTTGACTCATGTGGCTGAAAATAAAAAAGAATTTTACAATCAAATGTCCGGAGATTCTTTACTTAGTAAATCTGGGAATTCATTGGTCTCAAATGCTATTCAGCCAAAAGGCCCCGGTAAAAGATGGGAAGAAAAAGATATTGAACCTTTATTGGCTGATGGTTTAAGTGGAAGAAATTATGAAATAGGCCGAAACATGTTTTTAGCTACCAATTGCATCACTTGTCATAGTATGGGTGGTGAAGGTCAGAATATTGGTCCAGAGCTGTCTCAGATTGGTACACGGTTCTCACCGGAAGATATTCTTAGGGCTATCATAGACCCTAGTGATGTAATATCGGACCAATACAATACGACTGTATTTTCATTAAATGATGGAAATTCTATTGTTGGCAGGTTGATAAGTGAAGAGGGAGAAGAATACAAAGCTTCTCAAAACCCATATGCTCCGGATATTATTCGGACAATTCCTAAGAGTGAAGTTACTAATATAAAGATGTCTTCGGTTTCATTGATGCCACCAGGGACGATTAATCGTTTGAGTGATGAGGAAGTAAAAGATTTATTGGCATATCTTATTTCTGGTGGTAATTCTGAAAACGAACTTTTTGCAAAAGAATAG
- a CDS encoding alpha/beta fold hydrolase — translation MSFVTVNGIQVYYETRGPVDGKPLLLIMGITAASAVWEKHVSYWEKEYYCILFDNRGVGLSDKPEGPYTTAQMADDSAALLDALHISNAAVVGVSMGGSIALQMAIRYPEKVSAMVAMCPWASCDKKGEAIFRHITHIKAHLRPEQFAHFMQLLIFDKSTFDDDAEYAGLLEGQKGAALEAIQQPLHGLEAQAEACINHNVVDRLSGIKSPTLVIGGKQDMFVPEWMVREVANGIPNNELHLYDNAGHAFHWEKLNDFNPRVLNWLKANY, via the coding sequence ATGTCATTTGTTACAGTTAACGGAATACAAGTATACTACGAAACTAGAGGTCCAGTTGATGGAAAACCTCTCTTGTTAATAATGGGAATTACCGCTGCTAGTGCAGTATGGGAAAAACACGTTTCGTATTGGGAAAAAGAATATTACTGCATACTTTTTGATAACCGAGGAGTTGGTTTATCGGACAAACCAGAAGGTCCTTATACAACCGCTCAGATGGCCGATGATAGTGCAGCATTGTTAGATGCATTACATATATCAAATGCAGCGGTAGTCGGTGTTTCTATGGGAGGTTCAATTGCTTTGCAAATGGCCATTAGGTACCCAGAAAAGGTTTCCGCTATGGTGGCTATGTGTCCATGGGCAAGTTGCGATAAAAAAGGAGAAGCTATTTTTAGGCATATTACACATATTAAGGCACATCTAAGACCGGAGCAGTTTGCACATTTTATGCAATTGCTCATTTTTGACAAATCTACGTTTGATGATGATGCAGAATATGCAGGGTTATTGGAAGGACAGAAAGGTGCGGCTTTAGAAGCTATTCAGCAACCATTACACGGACTGGAAGCTCAAGCTGAAGCCTGTATCAATCATAATGTGGTTGATCGGTTGTCGGGAATAAAATCACCAACACTGGTTATAGGAGGTAAGCAGGATATGTTCGTGCCGGAATGGATGGTGCGTGAGGTAGCCAATGGCATTCCAAACAATGAGCTTCACCTGTACGATAATGCAGGTCACGCTTTCCATTGGGAGAAATTAAATGATTTTAACCCAAGGGTATTGAATTGGTTAAAAGCCAACTATTAA